In Hermetia illucens chromosome 1, iHerIll2.2.curated.20191125, whole genome shotgun sequence, one genomic interval encodes:
- the LOC119657815 gene encoding presenilins-associated rhomboid-like protein, mitochondrial, with protein MFCFSQVNRGLGSQFLQNLVKISHIPDGVGTIARSRTWDSMQVYSNFVQCTRRSFIREATRSAQRRQAFRGTLLQGGESPHVPPSRLLKPFIFTVAFGTGSFLAVSVWEYETARGRAKNALKSFSGIPWFKSRVHDKRNKGLLQNVREWWNTLSPGERVFVPICAINLAIFGLWKVPQLNSFMMRYFCSNPAARAVCWPMVLSTFSHYSFLHLLANMYVLHSFIGAAVNAVGREQFLGLYLSAGVLSSFTSYAYKVLTKQMGPSLGASGAIMAVLALVCVAYPHTELSILFLPQFTFSAGSAIKAIMAIDLAGCLFKWKFFDHAAHLGGALFGLFWCQYGIEHLWPKREHFLRYWHQWRSR; from the exons ATGTTTTGCTTCAGTCAAGTAAATCGTGGTTTGGGGTCTCAGTTTTTGCAAAATCTAGTCAAAAT TTCCCACATTCCTGATGGTGTCGGTACCATCGCGCGAAGCCGCACCTGGGACTCGATGCAAGTGTATTCAAATTTCGTCCAATGTACGAGGCGTTCATTTATCAGAGAGGCTACTCGGAGTGCTCAACGGCGACAGGCGTTCAGAGGTACCCTTTTGCAGGGCGGCGAGTCTCCGCATGTTCCGCCGTCAAGGTTGCTGAAGCCATTCATTTTCACAGTAGCG TTCGGCACAGGAAGTTTCCTGGCAGTGTCGGTGTGGGAATATGAAACAGCCAGAGGAAGGGCGAAAAACGCACTGAAATCCTTTTCAGGCATTCCTTGGTTTAAGAGTAGAGTCCATGACAAACGCAAT AAAGGCCTCCTCCAAAATGTTCGAGAGTGGTGGAATACATTATCGCCTGGGGAGCGGGTGTTTGTTCCCATCTGTGCAATTAATCTTGCCATTTTTGGCCTGTGGAAAGTACCCCAGCTTAACAGTTTCATGATGCGATACTTTTGTTCCAATCCAGCAGCAC GTGCTGTTTGCTGGCCAATGGTACTGTCCACGTTTAGCCACTATTCGTTCCTACACTTACTGGCAAATATGTATGTACTGCACAGTTTTATAGGCGCTGCTGTGAATGCAGTAGGCCGGGAACAATTTCTAGGGTTATATCTTAGTGCAGGAGTGCTTTCTTCTTTTACTAGCTATGCTTATAAGGTTCTCACGAAACAGATGGGTCCATCGCTAGGAGCG AGTGGAGCTATTATGGCTGTGCTAGCTTTAGTCTGTGTTGCATATCCTCATACGGAGCTGAGTATATTATTCCTCCCGCAATTTACTTTCTCTGCTGGTTCG GCAATAAAAGCGATTATGGCAATAGACCTTGCTGGTTGCTTATTCAAATGGAAGTTTTTCGATCATGCTGCACATTTGGGAGGAGCTCTTTTCGGACT ATTTTGGTGTCAATACGGTATAGAGCATTTGTGGCCAAAACGGGAGCATTTTCTACGATATTGGCACCAGTGGCGATCGCGCTAG
- the LOC119646479 gene encoding importin-11 translates to METSPEHMVFQALQAACSQNTDFIKQAEEKLTQWETEPGFHRTLLNIFLNISLDVNVRWMAAVYFKNGVNKYWRVNAKNEIAREEKVQIRSQLMSNFNEPVSQVAVQIAVLVGKIARFDCPREWPELLPALMEAVRTGPALQQHRSLLVLQQVIKSLSSKRMMADKKVFEEITKSIYFPVLNFWDAFTTSFFQSLQERAPPEDTLMFLEKATLSLRILKKLTIYGFYKPHNSENCMMFLESIFRRVKECLQCRYELRMSNQSDNLLSLLEKFILKQTKILNEFLEHHPLSFVLFVASALEFSFHYIFYTGTNMIFTQNNKNTFLNFCIQCINLMKNILSSTAYNADAQDMYLNESVPIAVNAKNEFFTKERLNFICEKLITQYFVLTESELDLWADDPEAYISDEGGESWKYALRPCAETFFTTLFTKFRSDMTAEVSKYIRKVQEITLTPESDLRDILLKDAIYNAAGISAFNLFDEVDFDAWFTNQLIQEASIKTDNFRIIRRRGIWLIGKWSGVKLLRDLRPKVYELCLDLLRQNENMAVRLEASKTLMATLDDFEFEPQSFLPYLEPSFSALFILLKEAKECETKMNILNTMSFVIDKMSDNISSQADNLIVYLPLLWKESTDHNMLRCAIISTLHQIVKALCEIPSNLAPFLYPVIAISTNVKESCHIYLIEEGLELWLAVLENSTVLCPELFNLSENLLPIIEISSENLRIVLNIMEAYVVLSPDVYLRRYGRNIVSTCAYLLSDLRPEGIVMILKLFETCLRADVAISLELLRPVLPRIFKEICDDKHYPMVMTMYLAVIARVLISSQAVFVEALQDVDVPNALERILDIWLLKMPLVSQTEKRKLLSLALASIITVDSPIVQMRFASILQDIAECLKDIMREDLDGVLTDALLYDEDTHTALIDDIDYKTHHSKRCRQLCMNDPVHRIVLVEYLQSQLRHIRTNVGEEKFKSLMLTIDTAILRNLSEFIDLYIEIPQTEYI, encoded by the exons ATGGAGACCTCACCGGAGCACATGGTATTCCAGGCGCTTCAGGCCGCCTGCAGTCAAAACACTGACTTCATCAAgcaggcggaggagaagctGACACAGTGGGAAACTGAGCCAGGCTTTCATCGAACTCTCCTCAACATTTTCCTCAATATCTCGTTGGATGTTAACGTCAGATGGATGGCCGCAGTCTATTTCAAGAATGGAGTCAATAAATATTGGCGAGTCAATGCGAAAAA TGAAATAGCGCGGGAGGAAAAGGTCCAAATCAGGTCGCAGTTGATGTCTAATTTCAACGAACCCGTTTCACAGGTGGCTGTCCAGATAGCCGTCTTGGTTGGGAAAATTGCCAG GTTTGATTGTCCTCGAGAATGGCCTGAATTATTGCCAGCGTTGATGGAAGCTGTTCGAACAGGACCGGCATTGCAGCAACATCGATCCCTTCTGGTTTTGCAACAAGTGATCAAATCGCTTTCTTCCAAGAGGATGATGGCTGATAAAAAAGTCTTCGAA GAGATCACAAAAAGTATCTACTTCCCTGTACTGAACTTCTGGGATGCATTCACAACCTCGTTCTTTCAAAGCCTGCAAGAACGTGCCCCACCAGAAGATACTCTGATGTTCTTGGAAAAAGCCACTTTGTCACTGAGAATTCTAAAGAAGTTAACGATCTATGGTTTTTACAAGCCCCACAACTCCGAGAATTGCATGATGTTTCTGGAGTCGATATTTCGCCGCGTGAAGGAGTGCCTGCAGTGTCGTTACGAACTACGAATGAGCAATCAGAGTGACAATTTGCTTTCGTTGCTGGAGAAGTTCATTCTGAAGCAAACAAAAATACTCAACGAATTTCTAGAGCATCATCCGCTatcatttgttttgttcgtcgCTTCAGCTCTAGAGTTCTCCTTTCACTACATATTTTACACGGGAACGAATATGATTTTCACGCAGAACAACAAAAATACTTTCCTAAACTTTTGCATACAATGCATAAATCTTATGAAGAACATCCTGTCGAGCACCGCATACAACGCAGACGCGCAAGACATGTACCTAAATGAGTCAGTTCCTATTGCGGTAAACGCGAAGAATGAATTTTTCACAAAGGAAAGATTGAATTTTATCTGCGAAAAGCTGATCACACAATATTTCGTTTTGACTGAGTCCGAACTGGATTTGTGGGCGGACGATCCAGAGGCGTACATTTCGGATGAAGGGGGAGAGAGCTGGAAGTATGCATTGAGA CCATGTGCCGAGACGTTTTTCACAACtttattcaccaaatttcgttcggacatGACTGCGGAGGTATCGAAATATATACGAAAAGTGCAGGAGATTACTTTGACGCCAGAGTCTGATCTTCGTGATATTTTACTGAAGGACGCGATTTATAATGCTGCGGGGATATCTGCGTTTAATTTATTTGATGAG GTTGATTTCGATGCTTGGTTTACGAATCAACTAATTCAAGAAGCTAGCATAAAAACGGATAACTTCCGGATCATTCGTAGGAGAGGAATATGGCTGATAG GTAAGTGGTCAGGGGTAAAGCTGCTACGAGATTTACGCCCAAAAGTCTACGAACTGTGTTTGGATCTACTGCGCCAAAATGAAAATATGGCTGTACGCTTAGAAGCGTCCAA AACTCTTATGGCTACTTTGGACGACTTCGAATTTGAACCTCAATCTTTCCTACCGTATCTCGAACCATCTTTTTCGGCccttttcattttattgaagGAAGCGAAGGAATGCGAAACAAAG ATGAATATTTTAAATACAATGTCTTTTGTGATCGACAAAATGAGTGATAACATCTCGTCTCAAGCAGACAACTTGATCGTATATCTGCCTTTGCTATGGAAAGAGAGCACGGATCATAATATGCTGCGATGCGCTATAATATCAACATTG CATCAAATAGTTAAAGCGTTGTGTGAAATTCCTTCAAACTTAGCGCCGTTCCTATACCCCGTGATTGCGATCAGTACAAATGTGAAAGAGAGCTGTCATATATACCTGATTGAGGAAGGCCTGGAATTGTGGCTTGCTGTTTTGGAAAACAGCACCGTACTTTGCCCAGAACTATTTAATTTAAGTGAAAATTTACTTCCAATAATAG aaatttcatcTGAAAACCTCCGAATTGTACTCAACATTATGGAAGCTTATGTAGTTTTAAGTCCAGATGTGTATTTACGCCGCTATGGAAGAAATATTGTTTCGACTTGTGCATAcctactgagcgatttaaggcCCGAAGGGATCGTAATGATTTTGAAATTGTTCGAAACCTGCCTAAGAGCAGATGTTGCAATTTCATTAGAATTGCTCAGACCGGTTTTACCCCGCATTTTCAA AGAAATTTGCGATGATAAACATTATCCAATGGTCATGACAATGTATTTGGCGGTAATTGCGCGAGTTTTAATTTCGAGTCAAGCCGTTTTTGTCGAAGCTTTGCAAGATGTTGACGTGCCTAATGCTTTGGAAAGGATCTTAGATATTTGGCTGCTGAAAATGCCTTTGGTATCGCAAACCGAGAAACGGAAACTTTTAA gCTTAGCGTTAGCATCAATTATTACCGTGGACAGCCCTATTGTGCAAATGAGGTTCGCAAGCATTCTCCAAGATATTGCCGAATGCCTCAAAGATATAATGCGGGAAGATTTAGATGGAGTTTTAACCGA CGCGTTGCTTTATGATGAAGATACGCACACGGCACTGATTGATGACATTGACTATAAAACGCATCATAGCAAGCGATGCAGGCAACTATGCATGAACGACCCGGTGCATCGAATTGTTCTTGTGGAGTATTTGCAGTCTCAG TTGAGACACATTCGTACCAATGTTGGAGAAGAGAAATTCAAGTCGCTGATGTTAACGATAGATACCGCCATATTGAGAAATTTGAGTGAGTTTATAGATTTATACATAGAAATCCCTCAAACAgagtatatataa